A genome region from Alistipes dispar includes the following:
- a CDS encoding agmatinase family protein — MECKTFDPDGVGVDNGTYFGLPFDPATAELVLVSAPWDVTVSYGAGAAYAPDAIIEASTQLDFHDPLAPGAWRRGIATADVDYSLQEASQRLRTDAARVIDHLEGGGSPDDEYVVRKVRRVNEGCAAMNANIESQAARWLDAGRIVGLVGGDHSTPYGLIRALGARHAEFGILHIDAHCDLRDAYEGFEFSHASIMFNVLRDVPQAVRIAQVGVRDFSEGEAALAASSERIATFDDLSLAAARFRGETWDDQCRRIVGTLPREVYVSFDIDGLTFENCPHTGTPVSGGLTFNEAVWLLAVLARSGRRIIGFDVVEVCPAPDQRIDAITGARILWKLCGLTLASNAEKAGK, encoded by the coding sequence ATGGAATGTAAGACATTCGATCCCGACGGCGTCGGCGTGGACAACGGAACCTATTTCGGGCTGCCGTTCGATCCCGCGACGGCGGAACTGGTGCTCGTCTCCGCGCCGTGGGACGTGACGGTTTCCTACGGGGCCGGCGCGGCCTATGCCCCCGATGCAATCATCGAAGCCTCGACGCAGCTCGATTTCCACGATCCGCTGGCTCCGGGCGCATGGCGCCGGGGAATCGCCACGGCCGACGTGGACTACTCGCTGCAGGAGGCGTCGCAGCGGCTGCGGACCGATGCGGCGCGGGTGATCGACCACCTCGAGGGAGGCGGTTCGCCCGACGACGAGTACGTCGTGCGCAAGGTGCGCCGCGTGAACGAGGGTTGCGCGGCCATGAACGCCAATATCGAGTCGCAGGCGGCGCGCTGGCTCGACGCAGGCCGGATCGTGGGCCTCGTGGGCGGCGACCATTCGACCCCCTACGGACTGATCCGGGCGCTCGGGGCGCGCCACGCCGAGTTCGGCATTCTTCATATCGACGCCCATTGCGACCTGCGCGACGCCTACGAAGGGTTCGAATTTTCGCACGCCTCGATCATGTTCAACGTGCTGCGCGACGTGCCGCAGGCGGTGCGGATCGCCCAGGTCGGGGTGCGCGATTTCAGCGAGGGGGAGGCCGCGCTGGCCGCCTCGTCGGAGCGCATTGCGACCTTCGACGACCTCTCGCTCGCCGCGGCCCGTTTCCGGGGCGAGACGTGGGACGACCAGTGCCGGCGGATCGTCGGGACGCTGCCCCGGGAGGTGTACGTCAGCTTCGACATCGACGGCCTGACCTTTGAGAACTGCCCCCACACCGGAACACCCGTGTCGGGCGGCCTGACCTTCAACGAGGCCGTGTGGCTGCTGGCCGTGCTCGCCCGTTCGGGGCGCCGGATCATCGGGTTCGACGTGGTGGAGGTGTGCCCCGCGCCCGACCAGCGGATCGACGCCATCACGGGCGCCCGCATCCTTTGGAAACTCTGCGGACTGACGCTGGCGTCGAACGCGGAAAAAGCCGGGAAGTAG
- a CDS encoding 4-phosphoerythronate dehydrogenase translates to MKIVADSAIPFLRDVLEPFAEVRYLPGADISAADVRDADALVIRTRTRCGAALLEGSRVRMIATATIGFDHIDTAWCAAHGIEVSTAAGCNARGVLQWVGAVLADLSRRQGWQPAQRTLGIVGVGHVGSLVRRYAEAWGFRVLCCDPPREERERCGFLPLGEVAREADLITFHTPLDATTHHLADAALLARTKPRAVIINSSRGEVVDGEALKASGREWVLDVWEHEPHIDRELLGKALLATPHIAGYSEQGKANATALSVAALARRFGLPLAGWYPPQAAASSPRPIAWQELCDTVRGIYDIGAESRRLKAHPEDFEALRDGYAYRREYF, encoded by the coding sequence ATGAAAATCGTCGCCGACAGCGCCATTCCCTTCCTGCGGGACGTCCTGGAGCCTTTCGCCGAGGTGCGGTATCTCCCCGGTGCGGACATCTCGGCAGCCGACGTCCGCGACGCCGACGCCCTCGTGATCCGCACCCGCACGCGGTGCGGCGCCGCCCTGCTGGAAGGTTCGCGCGTGCGGATGATCGCCACGGCGACCATCGGATTCGACCACATCGACACGGCGTGGTGCGCGGCGCACGGCATCGAGGTCTCGACGGCCGCCGGCTGCAACGCCCGGGGCGTGCTGCAATGGGTGGGGGCCGTGCTCGCCGACCTCTCCCGCCGGCAGGGGTGGCAGCCCGCGCAGCGGACGCTGGGCATCGTCGGCGTGGGGCACGTCGGATCGCTCGTGCGGCGTTACGCCGAAGCGTGGGGATTCCGCGTCCTCTGCTGCGACCCGCCCCGCGAGGAGCGGGAGCGCTGCGGGTTCCTGCCGCTCGGGGAGGTGGCCCGCGAGGCCGACCTCATAACCTTCCACACGCCGCTCGACGCCACGACGCACCACCTGGCCGACGCCGCCCTGCTGGCGCGGACGAAACCCCGTGCGGTCATCATCAACTCCTCGCGCGGCGAGGTCGTGGACGGCGAAGCGCTGAAAGCGAGCGGCCGGGAATGGGTGCTCGACGTCTGGGAGCACGAGCCGCACATCGACCGGGAACTGCTCGGAAAGGCGCTGCTCGCCACGCCCCACATCGCCGGCTACTCCGAGCAGGGCAAAGCCAATGCCACGGCGCTCTCCGTCGCCGCGCTGGCGCGCCGTTTCGGCCTGCCCCTCGCGGGGTGGTATCCCCCGCAGGCGGCCGCCTCCTCTCCGCGCCCCATCGCCTGGCAGGAGCTTTGCGATACCGTCCGCGGCATCTACGACATCGGGGCCGAAAGCCGCCGCCTGAAGGCGCACCCCGAAGATTTCGAGGCCCTGCGCGACGGCTACGCCTACCGGCGCGAATATTTTTAG
- a CDS encoding quinone-dependent dihydroorotate dehydrogenase yields the protein MYRKLIKPLLFSLTIERAHRVALLLLRGIGLIPGGLWLLRKCYAVKHSALEREVFGIRFPNPVGLAAGFDRNGEALRPLSALGFGFVEIGTVTPRPQAGNPRPRVFRLPKDRAIVNRIGIANRGLDATVRHLRRGHEGILVGCNIGKNTDTPPENAPADYLRLFRNLYQYADYFTVNISCDNACHDEKTYTRGHLLSILDPLFDFRRGQSEYRPVMLKISPDLSDEEIDRVTDVLMSTPLDGIVASNGSHGSRQGLRTSRTSLDKIGSGRLSGAPLTRRAAEIVRRIRTRSGGTYPIIGAGGLMSPDDVRAMLDAGADLVQIYTGFVYEGPGFAGDICRALIADAERAAQAQAAVPVQNTASDAPAGPNSSAGPDTPSGTDAAAGMTTEQQARLPQEPATKA from the coding sequence ATGTACCGGAAACTCATAAAACCCCTGCTTTTCTCGCTCACCATCGAGCGGGCCCACCGCGTCGCGCTGCTACTGCTGCGCGGCATCGGGCTGATTCCCGGGGGGCTCTGGCTGCTGCGCAAATGCTATGCGGTGAAGCATTCGGCGCTCGAACGCGAGGTTTTCGGCATCCGGTTTCCCAATCCGGTCGGGCTGGCCGCGGGATTCGACCGCAACGGCGAGGCGCTGCGTCCGCTCTCCGCACTGGGATTCGGATTCGTCGAAATCGGGACCGTGACGCCCCGTCCGCAGGCCGGAAACCCCCGCCCGCGGGTCTTCCGCCTGCCCAAAGACCGGGCCATCGTGAACCGCATCGGCATCGCCAACCGGGGTCTCGACGCCACGGTCCGCCACCTGCGCCGGGGACACGAGGGCATCCTCGTCGGCTGCAACATCGGCAAGAACACCGACACCCCGCCCGAAAACGCCCCGGCCGACTACCTCAGACTCTTCCGCAACCTCTACCAGTATGCGGACTACTTCACCGTCAATATCAGTTGCGACAACGCCTGCCACGACGAAAAGACCTACACGCGCGGGCATCTGCTGAGCATTCTCGACCCGCTGTTCGACTTCCGCCGCGGCCAGAGCGAATACCGCCCCGTGATGCTCAAGATTTCGCCCGACCTCTCGGACGAGGAGATCGACCGCGTCACCGACGTGCTCATGTCCACGCCGCTCGACGGCATCGTGGCCTCGAACGGCAGCCACGGCAGCCGGCAGGGGCTGCGCACGAGCCGCACGAGCCTCGACAAGATCGGCAGCGGCCGCCTGAGCGGCGCGCCGCTGACCCGCCGTGCCGCGGAGATCGTCCGCCGCATCCGCACCCGCTCGGGCGGCACCTACCCGATCATCGGCGCGGGCGGCCTGATGAGTCCCGACGACGTGCGGGCGATGCTCGACGCCGGAGCCGACCTCGTGCAGATCTACACCGGCTTCGTTTACGAAGGACCGGGATTCGCCGGCGACATCTGCCGGGCGCTCATCGCCGATGCGGAGCGCGCCGCGCAAGCGCAGGCGGCCGTTCCGGTTCAGAACACGGCATCGGACGCACCCGCCGGCCCGAATTCCTCCGCCGGACCGGACACCCCGTCCGGCACGGACGCCGCAGCCGGCATGACGACAGAACAACAGGCCCGCCTCCCGCAAGAGCCCGCCACCAAAGCCTGA
- a CDS encoding competence/damage-inducible protein A, which translates to MKATILTIGDEILIGQIVDTNSVSIAKHLNAAGIVVREKISIGDDRAQITGAVERALRMSEVTIVTGGLGPTKDDITKKTLAELFRSDMRYDERVAAHVERMLAERGIDFNELNRSQAMVPACCTVLFNAYGTAPGMWFERDGHVVVSLPGVPFEMEHLMQDEVMPRLKARFALRQIVHRTMITAGLPESMLAERIAAWESALPPYLKLAYLPNPGAVRLRLSAYEVEGDAAAREIERQFEALRRIIPRNVIGYETATMQELVHGILTRRGLTLATAESCTGGTIASRFTAMPGASAYFLCGVVSYSNEAKTKLLGVDPDAIARHGAVSEEVARQMAEGARRTASADYAVATTGIAGPAGGSAEKPVGTVWIAVASPSGTVAVRRQCGSDRGQIIDRASAFAIALLRDCLNGN; encoded by the coding sequence ATGAAAGCGACCATTCTCACGATCGGCGACGAAATCCTCATAGGCCAGATCGTGGACACGAACTCCGTATCCATCGCCAAGCACCTCAACGCCGCGGGCATCGTCGTCCGCGAAAAAATCTCGATCGGCGACGACCGCGCGCAGATTACCGGCGCCGTGGAGCGGGCGCTCCGCATGTCGGAGGTGACGATCGTCACGGGCGGCCTGGGCCCCACGAAGGACGACATCACCAAAAAGACGCTCGCCGAACTGTTCCGCAGCGACATGCGCTACGACGAACGGGTGGCCGCGCACGTCGAGCGGATGCTCGCCGAACGCGGCATCGACTTCAACGAGCTGAACCGCTCGCAGGCGATGGTCCCCGCGTGCTGCACGGTGCTCTTCAACGCCTACGGCACAGCCCCGGGCATGTGGTTCGAACGCGACGGACACGTCGTCGTCTCGCTCCCGGGCGTTCCCTTCGAAATGGAGCACCTGATGCAGGACGAGGTGATGCCGCGTCTGAAGGCCCGTTTCGCCCTGCGGCAGATCGTCCACCGCACGATGATTACGGCCGGACTGCCCGAGTCGATGCTCGCCGAGCGGATCGCGGCGTGGGAAAGCGCCCTGCCTCCCTACCTGAAGCTGGCCTACCTGCCCAACCCCGGGGCCGTGCGGCTGCGGCTGTCGGCCTACGAAGTCGAAGGCGACGCGGCGGCCCGCGAAATCGAGCGGCAGTTCGAAGCCCTCCGCCGCATCATCCCCCGCAACGTCATCGGCTACGAGACGGCCACGATGCAGGAGCTCGTCCACGGGATCCTCACCCGGCGCGGCCTCACCCTCGCCACGGCCGAAAGCTGCACGGGCGGGACGATCGCCTCGCGGTTCACGGCCATGCCCGGCGCATCGGCCTACTTCCTCTGCGGCGTGGTGTCGTACAGCAACGAAGCGAAGACGAAACTGCTGGGCGTCGATCCCGATGCCATCGCCCGCCACGGAGCCGTCAGCGAGGAGGTCGCCCGCCAGATGGCCGAAGGAGCCCGCCGCACGGCGTCGGCCGACTATGCCGTGGCCACCACGGGCATCGCGGGCCCCGCGGGAGGCTCGGCCGAAAAGCCCGTCGGCACGGTCTGGATCGCCGTGGCCTCGCCCTCCGGAACCGTTGCGGTCCGCAGGCAGTGCGGCTCCGACCGGGGACAGATCATCGACCGCGCCTCGGCCTTCGCCATCGCGCTGCTGCGCGACTGCCTGAACGGCAATTAG
- the rpmB gene encoding 50S ribosomal protein L28 translates to MKVCEITGKVAIVGNNVSHSHHKTKRKFSPNLKTKRFWSEQEGRWITLKVSAAGMKTINKKGLAVALREAAAPKSVY, encoded by the coding sequence ATGAAAGTTTGCGAAATCACAGGCAAGGTGGCGATCGTGGGCAACAACGTCTCGCACTCGCACCACAAGACCAAGCGCAAATTCAGTCCCAATCTGAAAACCAAGCGCTTCTGGTCGGAGCAGGAGGGCCGCTGGATCACCCTGAAGGTATCGGCCGCCGGCATGAAAACTATCAACAAGAAGGGTCTTGCAGTCGCCCTGCGCGAAGCTGCCGCCCCCAAAAGCGTGTACTAA
- the rpmG gene encoding 50S ribosomal protein L33: MAKKGNRVQVILECTEQKESGVAGMSRYITTKNKKNTPDRLERKKYNPFLKRVTVHREIK; encoded by the coding sequence ATGGCAAAGAAAGGCAACAGAGTCCAGGTCATCCTGGAGTGCACCGAGCAGAAAGAGAGCGGCGTTGCGGGAATGTCCCGTTACATCACCACCAAGAACAAGAAGAACACCCCCGACCGTCTGGAGCGCAAGAAGTACAACCCGTTCCTCAAGCGTGTCACCGTTCACCGTGAAATCAAATAG
- a CDS encoding DUF4295 domain-containing protein, translated as MAKKVVATLKTGTGKQFTKCIKMVKSEKTGAYMFKEGIVPNDQVKDFFEEKK; from the coding sequence ATGGCAAAGAAAGTAGTCGCAACACTGAAAACCGGCACGGGTAAGCAGTTTACCAAGTGTATCAAGATGGTCAAGTCGGAGAAGACCGGCGCCTATATGTTCAAGGAAGGCATCGTTCCCAACGACCAGGTCAAAGATTTCTTCGAGGAGAAGAAGTAA
- a CDS encoding glycosyltransferase family 4 protein yields the protein MKKKVAFVIIRYGAEVNGGAEAHCRMLAERLVPYYDVEVLTTTVRVFGSPAEDYPEGVSTDHGVTVRRFRPEPVEGDRHKRIEKRCRTARRIRRYLDRLHLLGAISSFRPEWRLGAGKERRYFESQREHTPAMLRFIEEHREEYAAFVFLNFYFSQTVLGCTIAPEKTILIPLAHPDRRLYWAINARMFTRVRHIAFNTEAERRTVRRIFGTSLAPNSLLGCGIDASPEAEWGGVKRRYALPDEYVLYLGRITRPKIHDLIPLFLRYKRRYGGRTKLVLTGGADPELADEIASSPEIVATGFVSDAEKAAIVRHATVMVNPSHLESLSLLMLEAMASRVPVLVNGRSEVMADHCRRSGAALAYRGGRDFLRKLRRLLSSPQLRRELGEKGPAYVREQYGWEVIIPKLRRLIDSL from the coding sequence ATGAAGAAAAAAGTGGCTTTTGTCATCATCCGCTACGGCGCGGAGGTGAACGGCGGCGCGGAGGCGCACTGCCGCATGCTGGCCGAACGGCTCGTCCCCTACTACGACGTCGAGGTGCTGACGACGACCGTGCGGGTGTTCGGCTCGCCCGCGGAGGACTATCCCGAGGGCGTGAGCACGGACCACGGCGTGACGGTGCGGCGGTTCCGTCCGGAACCCGTCGAAGGCGACCGGCACAAGCGGATCGAGAAACGGTGCAGGACGGCCCGCCGCATCCGCCGCTACCTGGACCGGCTGCACCTGCTCGGAGCGATCTCCTCGTTCCGCCCCGAATGGCGGCTGGGCGCCGGGAAGGAGCGCCGTTACTTCGAGTCGCAGCGCGAACACACCCCCGCGATGCTGCGCTTCATCGAGGAGCACCGGGAGGAGTACGCCGCCTTCGTCTTCCTGAACTTCTACTTCAGCCAGACCGTACTGGGCTGCACGATCGCTCCGGAAAAGACCATCCTCATTCCGCTGGCCCATCCCGACCGGCGGCTCTATTGGGCCATCAACGCCCGCATGTTCACCCGCGTCCGGCATATCGCCTTCAACACGGAGGCCGAACGGAGGACCGTCCGCCGGATTTTCGGAACCTCGCTGGCCCCGAACAGCCTGCTCGGCTGCGGCATCGACGCCTCGCCCGAAGCGGAGTGGGGGGGGGTGAAGCGCCGCTACGCGCTTCCGGACGAGTACGTGCTCTATCTGGGACGCATCACCCGGCCGAAAATCCACGACCTCATCCCGCTCTTCCTGCGTTACAAGCGGCGCTACGGCGGCCGCACGAAACTCGTGCTGACGGGCGGCGCGGACCCGGAGCTCGCCGACGAGATCGCCTCCTCTCCGGAGATCGTCGCGACGGGATTCGTCAGCGACGCCGAGAAGGCGGCGATCGTCCGCCACGCGACGGTGATGGTGAACCCTTCGCACCTCGAAAGCCTCTCGCTGCTGATGCTCGAGGCGATGGCCAGCCGTGTGCCGGTCCTCGTGAACGGACGGAGCGAGGTGATGGCGGACCACTGCCGCCGAAGCGGCGCGGCCCTCGCCTACCGCGGCGGCCGCGATTTCCTCCGCAAACTCCGCCGGCTGCTCTCCTCGCCGCAGCTACGGCGCGAACTGGGCGAGAAAGGCCCCGCCTACGTCCGCGAGCAGTACGGCTGGGAGGTCATCATCCCGAAACTGCGCCGTCTGATCGACTCGCTCTGA
- the ftsY gene encoding signal recognition particle-docking protein FtsY, with product MGFFDIFRKKQDTPPSEEQVRQQRQELDAGLEKTKTGLFSKLARAVAGRSTVDAAVLDDLEEVLISSDVGVETTVKIIRRIEERAARDKYMNASELQSILREEVAALMEEAHGSSGHFGLDATEGTPYVVMVVGVNGAGKTTTIGKLAAQLTKAGRKVWIGAADTFRAAAIDQLQVWADRAGATMIRQQMGSDPASVAFDTLSSAKANGADVVLIDTAGRLHNKVNLMNELTKIRNVMAKVIPGAPHEVMLVLDGSTGQNAFEQARQFTQATQVTSLTITKLDGTAKGGVVIGISDQFRIPVRYIGIGEGIDQLRIFDRREFVNALFGDAEN from the coding sequence ATGGGATTTTTCGATATTTTCCGCAAAAAACAGGATACGCCGCCCTCCGAAGAACAGGTGCGGCAGCAGCGGCAGGAGCTCGACGCCGGGCTGGAGAAGACCAAGACGGGGCTCTTCTCGAAACTCGCCCGGGCCGTGGCGGGCCGCTCGACCGTCGATGCCGCGGTGCTGGACGACCTCGAGGAGGTGCTCATCTCGTCGGACGTGGGCGTGGAGACGACCGTGAAGATCATCCGCCGCATCGAGGAGCGCGCGGCGCGCGACAAATACATGAACGCTTCGGAGTTGCAGTCGATCCTGCGCGAGGAGGTCGCGGCGCTCATGGAGGAGGCGCACGGCTCGTCCGGCCACTTCGGACTCGACGCCACGGAGGGCACGCCCTACGTGGTGATGGTCGTGGGCGTGAACGGCGCGGGCAAGACCACCACGATCGGCAAGCTCGCCGCGCAGCTCACCAAGGCGGGCCGCAAGGTCTGGATCGGCGCCGCCGACACCTTCCGCGCCGCGGCCATCGACCAGTTGCAGGTGTGGGCCGACCGCGCCGGAGCGACGATGATCCGCCAGCAGATGGGGTCCGACCCCGCATCGGTGGCGTTCGACACGCTCTCCTCGGCCAAGGCCAACGGCGCCGACGTGGTGCTCATCGACACGGCGGGCCGCCTGCACAACAAAGTGAACCTGATGAACGAGCTGACGAAGATCCGCAACGTCATGGCGAAGGTGATCCCCGGAGCGCCGCACGAGGTGATGCTCGTGCTGGACGGCTCCACGGGACAGAACGCCTTCGAGCAGGCGCGTCAGTTCACGCAGGCCACGCAGGTCACCTCGCTCACGATCACCAAGCTCGACGGCACGGCCAAAGGCGGCGTCGTGATCGGCATCAGCGACCAGTTCCGCATCCCGGTCCGCTACATCGGCATCGGCGAGGGAATCGACCAGCTACGGATCTTCGACCGCCGCGAATTCGTCAATGCACTCTTCGGCGATGCGGAAAATTAA
- the rimO gene encoding 30S ribosomal protein S12 methylthiotransferase RimO, with the protein MRKINVITLGCSKNTVDSEHLMARLAAAGYSVVHDSDRTDAKTVVINTCGFIGDAKQESIDMILRAAAAKQAGRIERLFVVGCLSERYADELRQEIPEVDEYFGARTWDGIVRALGAAGDPELATERRLTTPKHYAYLKIAEGCNWKCGYCAIPLIRGEHRSVPMEELEEEARKLAAQGVRELMVIAQDTTYYGIDLYGRRALGELLQRLCRIDGIEWIRLHYAYPAAFPADVIDTMASEPKICKYLDIPFQHISDAQLRSMRRRHTKAEAMELIRRLREAVPDLALRTTLLVGYPGETEDDFAQLLDFVREVRFERLGVFAYSEEEGTYSARELRDDVPEAVKQERVERVMALQNGISLENNRRRVGRTERVIIDSRQGDFYVGRTQYDSPEVDQEILIPAADRRLLRGRFYDVRITSAADYDLYGETSR; encoded by the coding sequence ATGCGGAAAATTAACGTCATCACGCTCGGCTGTTCGAAGAACACCGTGGATTCGGAGCATCTCATGGCGCGCCTCGCCGCGGCGGGCTACTCCGTCGTGCACGACAGCGACCGCACCGACGCCAAGACGGTGGTCATCAACACCTGCGGCTTCATCGGCGACGCCAAGCAGGAGTCGATCGACATGATCCTGCGCGCGGCGGCGGCCAAGCAGGCCGGGCGCATCGAACGGCTCTTCGTCGTGGGCTGCCTCTCGGAGCGCTACGCCGACGAGCTGCGGCAGGAGATTCCCGAGGTGGACGAATATTTCGGGGCCCGCACGTGGGACGGCATCGTGCGGGCGCTGGGCGCCGCCGGGGATCCGGAACTGGCCACCGAACGCCGCCTGACGACCCCGAAGCATTACGCCTACCTGAAGATCGCCGAAGGCTGCAACTGGAAGTGCGGCTACTGCGCCATCCCCCTCATCCGCGGCGAACACCGTTCCGTGCCGATGGAGGAGCTGGAGGAGGAGGCCCGCAAACTCGCGGCGCAGGGGGTCCGCGAACTCATGGTCATCGCCCAGGACACGACCTACTACGGAATAGACCTCTACGGACGGCGCGCGCTCGGTGAACTGCTGCAACGGCTTTGCCGCATCGACGGCATCGAGTGGATACGCCTCCACTACGCCTACCCCGCGGCATTCCCCGCCGACGTGATTGACACGATGGCTTCGGAGCCGAAAATCTGCAAATACCTCGACATCCCGTTCCAGCACATCTCCGACGCGCAGCTCCGGTCGATGCGGCGGCGCCACACGAAGGCCGAGGCGATGGAGCTGATCCGCCGCCTGCGGGAGGCGGTCCCCGACCTCGCGCTGCGCACGACGCTGCTCGTGGGCTACCCCGGCGAGACGGAGGACGACTTCGCCCAACTGCTCGATTTCGTCCGCGAGGTGCGCTTCGAACGTCTCGGCGTCTTCGCCTACTCGGAGGAGGAGGGGACCTATTCGGCCCGGGAACTGCGCGACGACGTGCCCGAAGCCGTGAAACAGGAGCGCGTCGAACGCGTCATGGCCTTGCAGAACGGGATTTCGCTCGAGAACAACCGCCGCCGCGTCGGCCGGACCGAACGCGTCATCATCGACTCGCGGCAGGGCGACTTCTACGTGGGCCGCACGCAGTACGACTCGCCCGAGGTGGACCAGGAGATCCTCATCCCGGCAGCGGACCGGCGGCTCCTGCGCGGCCGGTTCTACGACGTGCGGATCACCTCGGCGGCCGACTACGATCTCTACGGCGAAACAAGCCGGTAA
- a CDS encoding cell division protein ZapA, with translation MAKQAITLKIAGKSYPFQIESGKEEMYRLAEREVNQYLALIKQQNIRNWTDQDYLSMAALKFAIANVGMRQSRELDNEDLRRLEAVGAEIDAYLNDPTR, from the coding sequence ATGGCGAAGCAGGCGATCACTCTCAAGATAGCGGGAAAGAGCTATCCGTTCCAGATCGAGAGCGGGAAAGAGGAGATGTACCGGCTGGCCGAACGGGAGGTGAACCAATACCTCGCACTGATAAAACAACAGAATATCCGCAACTGGACCGACCAGGATTACCTGTCGATGGCCGCATTGAAATTCGCCATCGCGAACGTCGGGATGAGGCAGAGCCGCGAGTTGGACAACGAAGACCTCCGGCGGCTCGAGGCGGTCGGGGCCGAAATCGACGCCTACCTCAACGACCCGACACGGTAA
- the rny gene encoding ribonuclease Y has product MDIILTACISAVVSVAIYAVVTNLVVKTSIRKRRETAIKEAEAEGEMIKKERILQAKEKFIQLKSEYDRQVNERNQKIAQSEQRAKQIEQNLQNKERDLENRLRENERLKEQMQNQLQILEHKKEEIDQMKREQNVRLEQISGMSSEDAKNILVENMKAEAKTEAAAYINETIEEAKMTATKEAKRIIVASIQRVATETAIENAVTVFNIESDEVKGRIIGREGRNIRALEAATGIEIIVDDTPEAIILSGFDPVRREIARLALHQLVTDGRIHPARIEEVVSKVQKQIEEEIVEVGKRTAIDLGIHGLHPELIRMIGKMKYRSSYGQNLLQHARETANLAGIMAAELGLNPKIARRAGLLHDIGKVPDDEPELPHAIIGMKLAEKYKEKPEVCNAIGAHHDEVEMTSLIAPIIQVCDAISGARPGARREVVESYIKRLKEMEDIALSYPGVLKTYAIQAGRELRVIVGADKLSDQESEGLSHDIAKKIQDEMTYPGQVKITVIRETRAVAYAK; this is encoded by the coding sequence ATGGATATCATTTTGACAGCCTGCATCTCTGCCGTGGTCTCCGTCGCAATCTACGCGGTCGTAACGAACCTCGTGGTCAAGACGTCGATCCGCAAGCGCCGGGAGACCGCCATCAAGGAGGCCGAGGCCGAAGGCGAGATGATCAAGAAGGAGCGCATCCTGCAGGCGAAAGAGAAGTTCATACAGCTCAAGAGCGAGTACGACCGCCAGGTCAATGAACGCAACCAGAAGATCGCCCAGAGCGAACAGCGGGCCAAGCAGATCGAACAGAACCTGCAAAACAAGGAACGCGACCTGGAGAACCGGCTCCGCGAGAACGAGCGGCTGAAGGAGCAGATGCAGAACCAGTTGCAGATCCTCGAACACAAGAAGGAGGAGATCGACCAGATGAAACGCGAACAGAACGTGCGTCTGGAGCAGATTTCGGGCATGAGTTCGGAAGACGCCAAGAACATCCTCGTCGAGAACATGAAGGCCGAGGCCAAGACCGAAGCCGCCGCCTACATCAACGAGACGATCGAAGAGGCGAAGATGACCGCCACGAAGGAGGCCAAACGGATCATCGTGGCGTCGATCCAGCGCGTAGCCACGGAGACGGCCATCGAGAACGCCGTGACGGTCTTCAACATCGAGAGCGACGAAGTCAAGGGCCGCATCATCGGCCGCGAAGGCCGCAACATCCGCGCCCTCGAGGCCGCCACGGGCATCGAGATCATCGTGGACGACACCCCCGAGGCGATCATCCTCTCGGGCTTCGATCCCGTGCGCCGCGAAATCGCCCGGCTGGCCCTGCACCAGCTCGTGACCGACGGCCGCATCCATCCCGCACGCATCGAGGAGGTGGTGTCGAAGGTCCAGAAACAGATCGAGGAGGAGATCGTCGAGGTCGGCAAACGCACGGCGATCGACTTGGGCATCCACGGCCTGCACCCCGAACTGATCCGCATGATCGGAAAGATGAAATACCGCTCCTCCTACGGCCAGAACCTTCTGCAACACGCCCGGGAGACGGCGAACCTCGCAGGCATCATGGCCGCCGAGCTGGGCCTCAACCCCAAGATCGCCCGCCGTGCGGGACTGCTGCACGACATCGGCAAGGTGCCCGACGACGAACCGGAACTGCCGCACGCAATCATCGGCATGAAGCTGGCCGAGAAGTACAAGGAGAAGCCCGAGGTCTGCAACGCCATCGGCGCGCACCACGACGAGGTGGAGATGACCTCGCTCATCGCCCCGATCATCCAGGTCTGCGACGCCATCTCGGGAGCGCGCCCCGGAGCACGCCGCGAAGTGGTGGAGAGCTACATCAAGCGTCTGAAGGAGATGGAGGACATCGCCCTCTCGTATCCCGGCGTGCTGAAGACCTACGCCATCCAGGCCGGCCGCGAACTGCGCGTGATCGTCGGCGCGGACAAGCTCTCGGATCAGGAGTCGGAGGGGCTGTCGCACGACATCGCCAAGAAGATCCAGGACGAAATGACCTACCCGGGACAGGTGAAGATCACCGTGATCCGCGAAACCCGGGCCGTAGCCTACGCGAAATAG